AAGGAATGAAATAAAAGGCTTTCAAAGTCTTAATGTCAGTCCAAAGCAATAAAAAACACTTTGCCTGGAGTTATACgggcacatatatatatatacatatattttttccacatacatatcatatatacatgttAGTCCATCAAGAATTGACATCAGATCACACACAACCCATCCATAACTTAAAATCTTTAAGATAAGAAACACCTCTTATCTAATGAGTATGTCTTCTTTGGCTAGAAATCAGAGGCTCAGTCACAGGGCTGGCCATTGtggattcttcctgactccactgtgAACTCTCAGGAAAATCCCCACTCCAGGCCCTTTATCCCCTGTCGCTCTGCCTATAACATATATCCAGACTTGCCAAGTAAGCCAGTAAGAATGACATTTTAGACACAAAACAAGCAGCTAACATTTTTACTCTTTAAATGCAGTTTGAGGAGTTTGAAATCCAGGGGAGAAAACATTTTACTCCTTCTCCCCCTAcagcctcatttttctttttgagttacTTCCCATTCCACACTGAAAACAAAGGGGTGACAAAGGCAGCCTATAACAGGCTTGTCACCTTGGGAGCATTCATGGTAGGTGTTTGACTTTGCTTTGGTAACCTCTCGGAAGAAATTGGATCCACTACTAGTTTCAGATTCCATCAGTAAGGTCTGCCAAATGAGCATGGCATTTTGTGAATAAAACCTTTGTATTCTTTCACTGAAGGTaaggaagtgggggtggggaatgcTAACCCATCCTACAACCTGATGCCACAGAACCATGACTGGTCATGCCCAGAAACAGTTAAATTCAGGAAAGAGCTTCTACTATACTCTTTAGCTCAACTTTGATGTTAGGGTCATATGGAacatccctttttattttatttatttatcccatATTactgaaggaaagagaatgaggaatTTTAGAGTTTTATATCCCTCCCAACAAGAGCATTTAGATTGGCATATGACTGTGGTTTGCCTGCTGTTGATTGACATCATTCTTCTGGTGTCAGTGaatttggatggatggatggatggatggatggatggatagaggtaGGTAGGTAGAGATAACTCAGTATAATTGGGGGGTTTGTGTGTGTgatcctatattttattttatatatttaagaatgtcattctgagaaaggatttCAGAATTTGGTAGCCTGGCAAAGGGTCTGTGacccaaaaaaggttaagaattaagAACCTTTATTCTAATGGAAGTGATTTggcatttttttaacttaattgtTTCATTATAAAGTTCGGAAAGAGATGTGGTGGGTGGGTGTGGGTGGGTGTGTGTGGgtgtacatacacatattcaAGGAAAGTAATTTCTGCAGTATTTGTTGAATAGCttattgcctcttttttttttttaacccttattttgtcttactaagagggaagggaaagattagcaaatagggttaagtgatttgcctagggtcatatagctagagatcagatttgaacagagatcttcccaattccaggcttggctgtctatccactgtgccatgtaacTGCcccaattgacttttttttttaatggtcttattattaatgtcttttgtttattacattatcAAAGTTTTTCATAgtatctcttctcttcctcctcccaaagAGCCATCCCATCTAATAAACAATATGTCTTTAGCTATTGACTATGAATCCCAGCTTGGATACTTCAGAGATCTGTGGGAATATTCCTTCCATGATGCGGATCACCACCTTTCTGTCCCTATAATTTATAGCTGGTCTTCCAGATTTACTGGGTCAGAAAGAACCATCCCATTTGGCCAACCTGGTGAGGAGttcccccctcttctctcttccaaacTTACCTGGGATCATACTTAGAACACGGATTATACTTCATAAGTAGGCCCTTTCTCAAAGTCTTTCAAGCTTGGTTGAACCTGCCAGAACTTGTGCTCTGGTGTCATCATCTTCAGGCACTGGGAGTCACTTCTCTACCTCAGTATGAaccatttgacaaatataagCTCATCCCAAACTGGATCTTGGAAAATCTCCTCTAATTCAGTGCTTCTTAAAGTATGAGCTAAATAGCCCTAGGCATCCCCAAGACCTTTTATTGTGTGGGGAGAAGGAGGAGTCTGcgagatcaaaactattttcataatgacATCATGATGTTATTTGCCTATTCAAAtactcctcccttttccaacaACACATCTGTGTCAGgcctaacaacaacaacaaatcaccACAGATTGTATGCAGAAGCAGATAGGAGAAGCCGCTGGCCTTTTTTTAAACCAGATTTAAGAGTTTTCTTAAAAATGGGTAAAACAGCACTACTcttcactaattttttttattttgggaaagttatttttcataaaagttttatttaatatataatatacttattattttaatgaataaatatacatttcattttttatagagCAAATTTTGATAGACATAACCCACATTAAGGGTTAGATCCTCGTAAATTTTTAAGGGTATAAAGGGGTCCTGCAACCAAAAAGGTTGAGAACTACTCCTGTAATCCATCCCTGGAGAAATAGGTTTTGACTCTGAAAGGGGCCTTGGACCTCGCTCTCAAGTTTCTGGGCCCCAGGGGCAGTCAATGTGCTGACTTACAAGAAAATGGGATGAACCTTCCGCAATGTAGTCATAGAATTATAGAGTTAAACCTGGAAAGGGCTTCAGAGGAAATCTCAATGGTGGGAGCATTTTAAGAGATTGAATCGTGAATCTGGTTCCTGCCTTTCCAGGAACCCTCTGGTAGGAGAGTAGCTATCAATTCATCAGCAAGCAAGCTTTGAATTGCTAAGGTGACAAGACctaataatttctcctttctcaTGGGAAGAGGCAGGCTGGGCATTGTCGCATGAGTGCTAGACTGGAAAGAGCACATGATTCCTGAGTTTTCTCTTCTTAATACCTAAGAGTCTCTGTATCTGGAGATAGTCTGctgctcaaatgagataacttagAGTGTAAGACTGAATGAACATGTTATATAAACACGTCAACTATTATTAGCCTTTGAAACGTCCTGGAAACGAAAGGAAGTCCTGGTACAGTTGTGTCATGGTTGGGCATATAAATGGCTCCATGGAATGCCATTACTCCATTCCCAAGCCTATGGCCTCTCTAAAAAATACCAGTAGAAATCAAGGCCCGAGAAGAAAGGttaaaattattacatattttcaaaatttcaatGGGCAGCTAATATACCCATTTAGAATGGAATATAACATATGGATTATATTAATCAATAATCATAGGTTGTTGTAGGTTTATTCagtttgtgaattttaaatattttaaatattaaatttcccATTTAAATTTTAGAAAGGTGGGGCGGCACCCCTGTCATTATACGTTGCATGTGGGACAGTTTCTGGATACTTTCTCAGGTCAGTGGGTCATTAAGGTCCTTTTCCTTGGCCACCTCAGTCtccagattgattttttttttacccttactgtcttagtaataacttttttaaagtttatttaattaatttaaagtatttggagtatttaattaattaatttagactattttcccatggttacatggttcatgttctttccctcccctcccatagccaaccacaattccactgggttttacctgtgtcatgtgtcactgatcatgacctatttccatattattaatattagcactagggtgatcgtCTAGAGTCTTTAGTAATaacttttaagacagaaggactaggcaaaaagtgttaagtgacttgcccagggtcacacatctgggccgtatgtctgaagccaaatttgaacccgagTCTGtctacctccaggcctggctctctctccactgtgagACTGTTTCCCATGGGATCTAGTCTGGTCTGTCCCATGTGCCTCTAGATCTCATGCTTTGGGTCATCTTAAGGTTCAGATTACAAATGTAGTCCTCTTCGTCTCTGAGCAGCAGCTGAGGAAAGTTGTCACAATGTTGGAAAAACAACTAGAATGGAGTATATAGCACACGATGGTGGTCCTGTTGGATTTTAATAAGACACACTAAAGTTTTAAGAAATCTTTCAAATGTTGCTGTTTAGAAGTTTTTAGCATTTAAACTTATGTGAAGTTTTTAAAGCTTTAAATTGCACGGTGACGTTCGGGACATGGAGTGCGCCTATGTGTGCAGGTGTACGTGTGGCTCCTGCTGCCCAGAGATAGCTTTCTTGGACTTTTTAATAAAAACTCCCTGGAGAGTTCCAGGAACTAGTGACTAACTTACACTAACTAGCATTCCTCAGAGAGCTCAGGTGGAGTCCCCCAGGGAATGTCAGTGGTCCAATCTTGTCACTGTTCTTAAAGGCAACAGTAAATAAAGCGCtgggcttggactcaggaagacctgagttcagatcctggctCAGACACTGGCTATGTTGTTCCTCCACAGACAGGTCACTAATCTCTCAccaagcctcagtttactcatctgtaaagcagGGTTAAGTCATTGCACCAATTTCATAaccttgtgaggatcaaatgagaggatGTATGTAATTTGTAGAAGCTAAAGTGCTCTCTACATGTCCACTAtcagtagtagtagaagtagagtttgcaccactcttctgccttagaatcaatatttagtattgattctaagacaagaaagaggggtttgggggagtggggtgggggggtagttccagtgtgtgtctttttttttttttaaaccctcaccttccgtcttggcgtcaatactgtgtattggctccaaggcagaagagtggtaagggtaggcaatgggggtcaagtgacttgcccagggtcacacagctgggaagtgtctgaggccagatttgaacctaggacctcccgtctctagggctagctctcaattcactgagctacccagctgccccctgtgtatcttttttttaaatgactatttcaattgttttttagacccttaccttctgtcaatattgtttccaaggcagaagaatggtaagggctaggcaatggggattaagtgacttgcccagggtcatacagctaggcagtgtctgaggccagatttgaaccgaggacctcccatccctgggcctggctctccatccatccagctgcccctaataTGACTATTTCTTATTAGAGTTTTTATCTTGTTTATTCTTGCTTAGTTGAGGAGCCATGGTGAATCATGAAGTCATTCTAGATTAAAAGATGCTCGGAAATCTAAGTACAGatacttcctctttttttatcaGTAGCAGATAAATGACTGCTCATTAGAGCCCATCTCTATAGACCTTTAaaacttgtaaagtgctttttatctattttttatcttttgatgcACACAATGTGCctgttttatagaggagaaacttCAGCTTAGAGAGACTGAGGACAGACTCTTAGTTGTTATTAAGTGTCTAAGATGGAATCTGGGCCAGTCCGGGACTTCCTGGTCCCAAGGTCAGCTCTACCGACCCGCTGTACTAATTGCCTTTTCATCTTATTTCTTATTCTAAgcacacttacttgctgtgtgtgtgtgtgtgtgtgtgtgtgtgtgtgtgtgtgtgtgtgtgtgtgtgtgtgtgtgtgtgtgtgcagacgTTTTCCCTGGCtgtgccccatgcctggaatgctctccctcctctgctctacCTGCTGACTTCCCGGCTTCCTTTATGTCCCCTCTAACATTCCCCCCTCTGCAGGAagctttccccttccctctctgttcATTGTGTCCTATTAATCCTGTACGTAGCTTGCTTTCTGTGTACTTGTTTGTGGTCTCCGAcagattgcaagctccttgatggcagcacccatcttttcccctttctgtagccccagtgcttagcatCATGCCTGgttcctaataaatgtttattgattgattatgcACACACAGATTCCTGCTGTGATGGGGGTCAATTAATTACATACGTCCCTTGGCGTAGAAGAAGAGTTTCTTTGACCAGAAGTTCACTTAAGAATATATAAATTagcaggggcagttgggtggctcaggggatggagagccagatctagagatgggaggtcctgggttcaaatgtagcctcaaacacttcccagctgtacagtcctgcacaagtcacttgacccccattgcctagcccttaccactcttctcctttgaaaccaatacacagtattgattctaagacagcaggtgagggttttaatttttaaagatataaactAGCCTTTATGACATCAgactcccttctcccttctcaacCAGGAAAATATCTTTTCCATCTGCCCCtagcaaaatagatttttatgaaCAAGGACAGCAGCTTTGGCAGCGCATCACGTCTGCCCACGGAGCGGGACGGGGTTTGCAGAAGAAGGAAGGGCGAGCTGAGGAGCCCTGTGTGTAACTGTGCTTTCCTTTCCTGTAGCGTGTCCCATGGGAAACGGAACGAGCAGGCTCTATGGTGCTATCGCCAAGACCCTGAATGGCTCTGCAGCCCCCCAGCACCCTGAGTGTCTGGTGCCTCCTGACTCAGAACAGCTGGATCCCATAGATCCGAAAGAGCTGCTCGAGGAATGCAGGGCAGTCCTGCACACGCGGCCTCCCCGCTTCCAGAGGGACTTTGTGGACTTGAGGACGGACTCGACAAGTAGCCACCCACCCATTAGGGTCATGCAGTGGAACATCCTTGCTCAAGGTATGTTCGGTCCCGACTGCCCCAGGACGGTTCAGTTCGCCCCGCCGGGCAGTCGTAGATCCTTAAGGAAAGGTTGAATTGGACACCGTCCAACGCACACACTCCCCGTGCCAGATGTGACTTAAATACCTATAAGATCTAGCGTGTGCTTGCCCTTGCCTAATCCATCCATCACTGGAGGCTGAATTAAACGGGCTTGAATTTTGGATCTCCGAATAGAAATGTAGAAGGTTTAAAGGATAAGAGTAGTCCATCCTGGGGCCCGGCCCCTGCCCTGCCCTTGGGCCATGGAAGGCGGGTGTCTGTCCCAGGCAGCGGGTGCGAATGCAGGGCTCCGGGACCCCGCTCCCCACGGCTCCCTCCAGCAGATGGACAGACTGGCCAAGATCACAGACGTTAACTTGAGGGTGCAGATACGTTTCTATGTGTGTGCTTTTACACTGCTGCCATGAAAAGAAGGGGTTAGAGTGAAGCCCTTGGACAGCCCAAGTCTTGGAAAGGTGTGTCAAGAAGGGGCTCGTGTCACTTAGTGAGCCTTTTGGCCTTTCCATAAAATATTAGCCAAAGCTTTTGTTGGTCTCCATGGAGGACGTGGCGTTAGTGTTAGTGTGGAAAAGAGGGAGCCCTTTTCCAGAGTAACAGTATATTTGTGTGTCCATCTAGTAATACGTTTACGTATCAGTTATCTGTGTGTTATATGCACAGAGACGGATGTGTGAGCACACACACGATACATTCCCATCGTTTGGGGTGTGTGTCTgcaagtatatataaatacagaGAGGAGGGATAGGAAAGATGTCTGAGGAACACGTAACTAAGAAAGCAGAAGCCAGCCATGCAGCGAGTGCAAGAGAGGACTCCTGGAGAGCCCGTGTGCACGCTTCACTGGTATCCGTGCAGTCGAGAGGAAGCCCCCTGGGCCTTGAGGATGGACATTTTGTGGTGCATTATGGGAAGACGTGGGTGAGGGCTCCATAGAATGAGCAGACCTGGGGGGTGGAGAGCTACGTCATTGAAAGAAACACACAGCCATCCCTCAGCTCAGTCATGCACCACCGATAAACGTATACCCATATAAGTGTATAATGTTGCCAGGAAAATAAGTGGATAGACTAAGAAATAAAGTATGCCTTGATAATAAAAGagccaagaaaggaaaaaatcttgATTGTTGGATCCAttcaatattaattaattaattaaattgtttggtttgatttatttaattaattaattagaggCAGATTcatctggcaaaaaaaaatgtagaattgTGCGGGGCAAGTGCTTGTGAAGTCGCATAGCCTTCGAGGGCGGAGGGGAAACATAATTTGGTTATAAAAGTGCCATCTCCGTGTTTTTACACAACACTCCTAGACCGTGTGGAAGAAAAACTCTCCCCGAGGCTCACTGGGAGGAAGTTAGGTGAGGCTGGTAGAGAGCCCCCCAAGCATTTACAGCACAGAGATGGCAGTGGATGGGTGAGCCCTCAGTCTGCGCGCTCTCGGGTGACGCAGATTGTGACCTCCTCCTGCTCTCTCGGATGCCTTTCTCCCCTGCTCGACAGCCCCAGGCTAGCGGTAGAACTGGCCCGTTGGTGGGTCCGTGCTCTTGCCATCCCTGTGACCGCCGCTCTTCCTTCTCACTCCTACATGCTCATCTGTTACGCCATTCCCCCCAGTAACCCGTGCGAGAGGCCTTGCCGCCTGCTCACACTGCTCCCCATCGCCCTCGGTTCCACTCATTTTCAGCTAGGCAGAGCGCAGTGCGTGCGCTAAGGCGCAGGCTCCCCAGCACGGCCGGCCGGGCCACCGCTCTCCGGCCTCCTTTAGAGAAGGAGCCTCTAGAGTCCCTAGAAGCCTCTGTTCCTCTGGCTGACGGCTGATTGGCTTTTCTGTTTCAGCTCTTGGGGAAGGCAAAGATAACTTTGTACAGTGCCCTGTTGAGGCGCTcaaatgggaagaaagaaagtGTCTCATCCTGGAGGAGATCCTGGCCTACCAGCCAGACATCCTGTGCCTGCAGGAGGTGGACCACTACTTCGACACTTTCCAGCCGCTGCTCAGCAGACTGGGCTACCAGGGGACCTTCTTTCCCAAGCCGTGGTCGCCCTGCCTGGACGTGGAACACAACAACGGGCCCGACGGCTGCGCGCTGTTCTTCCTTCAGAGCAGATTCGCGCTGGTCAACAGCACCAACATCAGGCTGACCGCCATGACCCTGAAAACTAACCAGGTGGCCATCGCGCAGACGCTGGAGTGCAGGAAGACGGGGCGGCTCTTCTGCATCGCCGTCACCCACCTGAAAGCACGCACCGGCTGGGAGCGCTTCCGGTCGGCGCAAGGCAGCGACCTCCTGCAGAACCTGCAGAGCATCACGCAGGGGGCCGAGATCCCGCTCATCGTCTGCGGGGACTTCAACGCGGAGCCCACGGAGGAGGTCTACAGACACTTTGCCTCTTCGAGCCTCAACCTCAGCAGTGCCTACAAACTGCTGAGTGCCGACGGGCAGTCTGAACCGCCCTACAC
This DNA window, taken from Monodelphis domestica isolate mMonDom1 chromosome 6, mMonDom1.pri, whole genome shotgun sequence, encodes the following:
- the NOCT gene encoding nocturnin isoform X1 encodes the protein MYQSPTRFCSALLQRDVSSLCCVSSSRLRRQSPSPPAPLRSHSPRPLSETGASPPPLHPVPPPPPHLAATELASGPGIASSRTACPMGNGTSRLYGAIAKTLNGSAAPQHPECLVPPDSEQLDPIDPKELLEECRAVLHTRPPRFQRDFVDLRTDSTSSHPPIRVMQWNILAQALGEGKDNFVQCPVEALKWEERKCLILEEILAYQPDILCLQEVDHYFDTFQPLLSRLGYQGTFFPKPWSPCLDVEHNNGPDGCALFFLQSRFALVNSTNIRLTAMTLKTNQVAIAQTLECRKTGRLFCIAVTHLKARTGWERFRSAQGSDLLQNLQSITQGAEIPLIVCGDFNAEPTEEVYRHFASSSLNLSSAYKLLSADGQSEPPYTTWKIRSSGECRHTLDYIWYSRQALHVRSALGLLTEEQIGPNRLPSFNYPSDHLSLVCDFSFNEDQERPL
- the NOCT gene encoding nocturnin isoform X2, whose amino-acid sequence is MGNGTSRLYGAIAKTLNGSAAPQHPECLVPPDSEQLDPIDPKELLEECRAVLHTRPPRFQRDFVDLRTDSTSSHPPIRVMQWNILAQALGEGKDNFVQCPVEALKWEERKCLILEEILAYQPDILCLQEVDHYFDTFQPLLSRLGYQGTFFPKPWSPCLDVEHNNGPDGCALFFLQSRFALVNSTNIRLTAMTLKTNQVAIAQTLECRKTGRLFCIAVTHLKARTGWERFRSAQGSDLLQNLQSITQGAEIPLIVCGDFNAEPTEEVYRHFASSSLNLSSAYKLLSADGQSEPPYTTWKIRSSGECRHTLDYIWYSRQALHVRSALGLLTEEQIGPNRLPSFNYPSDHLSLVCDFSFNEDQERPL